The Pantoea eucalypti sequence ACAGCGGGATCAATGGACCTGCAACAATCCCCTGAATGACACGGAAAAAGATCAGCATCTCCAGGCTATCTGACATACCACACGCCCAGGAGGCGATGGCAAACAGAATGGTCGACCAGGTGAACAACTTCACTTCACCAATGCGCTTTGCCAGCCAGCCGGTCAGCGGGATCGAGATCGCATTCGCGACACCAAACGAGGTGATTACCCATGTACCCTGAGAGTTCGACGCGCCCAGGTTCCCGGCAATCGTAGGGATGGCCACGTTGGCGATGGTCGAGTCCAGCACCTGCATGAACGTCGCCAGCGACAGCGCAACGGTCATCAGGACCAGCGGCATCCCTTCAAGCGGTTTTTGTGCCATTACAGCCTCCGCGTCATCATCCGGCGTTGGCGCGGACAATATCGGTGATCAGCTGATTGACCGGCGCAAGGTCAATCGCCAGGGCATTGCTGCTGTAAGCGGCCTGCTGGCGGACGCTGGTAGCCAGCACACTGCCTTCGTTGCTGGTGGTATCGATTTTGACCAGCGTGGAGAGGCCGATGCGCAGTGGATGTCTGGCGATATCTTCCTGATTCAGTTCGATACGAACCGGCAGGCGCTGAACCACTTTGATCCAGTTACCGGTAGCATTCTGTGCAGGCAGCAGAGAGAAGGCGCTGCCGGTGCCCATATCCAGTCCTGCGACTTTGCCATGATAAACGACGTCGTCACCGTAAATGTCGGCAACCACGGTGGCAGGCTGACCAATGCGTACGCCAGCCAGCTGGGTCTCTTTGAAATTGGCATCGACCCACAGATTCGTTGCAGGCACGACAGCCAGCAGCGGGGTGCTGGTGGAGATTTGTGAACCGACCTGCACGCTGCGACGTGAAACAAAACCATCCATCGGGCTGCGGATCTCGGTGCGCTGCAGTGCCAGCCAGGCATCACGCAACTCAGCTGCGCTCTGTTGCACAGCTGGCTGATTCTCCAGCGAGGTATTAAGGATCATCGCCTGATTAGCATTATATTGCTGAATCGCGACATCCAGCTGCGCTTTAGCCGTCGCGACAGCGTCCCGGGCGTGCTGCAACTCTTCACGGCCAATCAGGTTAGCTACACCCAATGGCTCACGACGTTTCAGGTCGGCCTGTGCCTGCGCCAGCGCAGTTTGCTGCAACGTAATGCTGGCCTGGTACTGTTTGCCATTGATCATCAGCTGATGCGTCTGACGCACGCTGGTGGCCAGTGCTGTCTGCGCTTTTTCAAACGCCTGTTCAGCATCCGTCTTATCGAGTGAAACCAGCACATCGCCCTTTTTAACGAAATCGGTATCTTCAAACCAGACTTTGTTAACGCTACCGGAAACCTGTGCCATCACCTGCACCTGATTACCTGCAACGTAGGCGTCATCGGTCTCCTGAAAATGGCGCAGGACCAGGAACCAGTAAACCCCCCAGGCAATACCAATCAGCACAAAGATCAGCGCCAGCACAATGAGCACACTTTTGCGCTTCTTCTTTTTACTGGCTGACGGTTGCGGACTTTGTGCTTCTGCCGTTGCACTCATGACTTTCTCCACGTTTTCCATTTAGACGGGCAGCAGAAATCCATTTCTGCCAGCGCCCGAGTCGAAAAAGCCAGCGACTAGGCGCTGGCCAGATAAAAAAGGAAGTTAAAATAACGATTTCGACGGGTGATTGTGTCGCACTTATTGCTATTAGCGGGACAGCGAGGCGATCAGCTGATCTTCATCCATTTTATCAAGACGATTAAGCAGCTTACGGGTAATACCTTCCAGCTGGGATTTCTCATCGACTGACAGCGACGACCAGAGATACTGCAGGCTCTGATGCTGAGGGGGCAGCAACTGACGCAGGAACTCCATGCCTTTATCGGTCAGATGCAGGTGCAGGCAGCGACGGTCGTGATCGCTTTCGCGACGCTCAATCCAGCCGCGCTTCTCCAGCTCATCGGCAATGCGCGTCGCATTGGTGCGTGAAGAGCCAAGGGCTGAACTGAGTTCAGAAGGCTGAATGCTGTGGTTTTCCTGCGCATCCAGCGTAATCAACGCCATGAACAGGGTTTCATTAATCCCCTGTGCTTTCAGCATCTTATTACGGTTGTCCAGCAGTTTACCCTGCATATGCATACAGAGACGCGTCAGAATAATTTCCTGTAACGGAAAATCCTTATGGCGATTGGCACGGATGTTTAGCATCTGCTCAATGGGAGTAAACGAACTTTCCATTAAAAAAAACCTCACTAATTGCAACTTGTATAATAACTATGGTGACAGGGTAAGCGTAGTCACTTTTTGGCAGGTGATCGCTCTCAGACCCGCACTCTGTACCATCAAAGGTATTCCAGGCCACTCCCTGGCCCTGGGTCAAAAACCCGTACACCCGGCGGCAGCGCTGAGCCGGGACGTTTTCAAAAGAGGGCAAATTTAATAATATCGCGAGGAAAAATAACCGAAGTGAATAGCTTTGTTACTAACCATAACAAACCTAACCATTTGTGACCAGACCCTTGCACTGTCGGGCCAGGATTCAGTTGATTATTTCCGGCTCAAAGCGCGATCCCTTTGCCCAGATCAGCAGATTAGTCAGCGTAAGCAGGGCGCCAGCGCCACAGACGCCATGCCAGCCCCACAGATGATAAGCGGTGGCGGAGAGCAGCGAACCCGCCGCACCACCTGTAAAGTAGCTGGTCATGTAACCTGCATTCAGACGGTTACGAGCCTCCGGCATCTGCGCATAGATCACGCTTTGATTGGTGATATGGACAGCCTGCACCGCCAGATCCAGCAGCAGAATGCCAATAATAAGCGGCACCAGCTGCGCTGCGCCCCATGCAATAGCGGCCCAGGAGAGCAACATGAGCAGCAGGCCAAGTCGGGTCGTCAGCTTCGCTTTACCCCTGTCAGCCAGTGAGCCCGCCTGACGAGCAGCCAGCGCCCCTGCGGCACCGACCAGCCCCAGCAGGCCGATCTCACCTTCTGAGAAGTGATAAGGCGCGCCAGAAAGCAGAAACGCCATTGAGGTCCACAGCAGGCTGAAATTGGCAAACGCGAGACAGCCGGTCCACGCGCGGGTGCGGATCACGCGATTACCTGCATACAGGCGAAAGATAGAGGCCAGCAGTTGTGGATAGCTCATTGGCACGGACTGCTTAACACGTGGCAGCGCTCGCCACAGCGCCAGCGCCATCACGACTATCAGCAAACTGGCTGTCCAGTAGACCGTACGCCAGCCGCCAAGCTGTGCGAGACCGCCTGCCACGGTGCGCGCCAGCAGAATCCCCAGCAGCAAACCGCTCATGACGGTACCAACGATTTTGCCGCGCCGCTCCGGCTCGGCCAGTGTGGCAGCCAGCGGCACCAGGATTTGCGCAGCGACCGAAAACAGGCCAGTCATGACTGTGCCCAGCAGTAAAAAGGGAAATGAGTGCGAAAGGGCGATGATGACCATGCCCGCCGCAGCCAGCAGGATCATCGTTACAATCAGGCTGCGTCGGTCAAAGCGATCGCCTAACGGCACCAGCAACAGCAATCCGCAGGCATAGCCGAGTTGCGCCGTGGTGACAATAAACCCGGCGAGGCTAACAGAGAGATCAAACTGTTGAGCGATGGTATTAAGCAGTGGCTGAACGTAGTAGTTACTGGCTACGCAGAGGCCGGTTGCTACCGACATCAGAACCACTAAAGCAGGCGTCAGACCCTGGCGAGTCGCATTCATAAACAGCATCGGTCGCTAATAATCATTTAAGGTTAATAATAACTCAAAAAACTATTTCACACGCATGTTTATTAACAGGCCATACCAGTCGGGATAGCAGGCATAAAAAAAGGGCAGAAATGTTTCCGCCCTTAATCACTGTCCGACTTAAGGCGTATGCTCTCTGAGCCAGCACTTTTATCAACCACCCTGGGGTGGACATGTTTTCATGTTATTGCGCGGCGGCCTGAGCCTCGCTGATCCATTTATCGAACTCAGCCTGATGCGCTTTAATCCAGCCATCAACATGACGGTTAATCGCCTCTTCTGAGTTTTGTCCGGCATGCATCGCTGAGTTTTCAGCATTGATATCGGTAATAGGCAGCTTCATGACCGCAAACAGACGGGCCGCCGCCGGATTTTTCGCCGCCCAGGCTTTGTTGGCGACGATGTGCATGGTATTAACCGGGAAACCGTAGTTCGCGCCGTTTGGCAGCTTAGTATCGACATCCTTCTGTTCGCCAGGCAGCGACGAGAACGGCACCTGCAGCCAGACTACATCGCGGCCCGGCTTCAGCACATCGCTCAGCCAGTAGGGCGTCCAGGTATAATAAAGGATCGGCTTACCCTGTTTGTAGCGTGCCAGCGTATCCGCCACCATCGCCGAATAGTTACCCATATTGGCGGTCACGGTATCACTGAGACCAAAGGCGCTGTTCTGATGATTAATTACCGCTTCACAGCCCCAGCCTGGCGTACAGCCGGTCATATCCGCCTTGCCATCGCCGTTGGCGTCAAACAGTCTGGCGATCTTAGGATCTTTCAGCTGTTCGATATTGGTTATGTGATATTTCTCGGCGGTCTTCTTATCAATCAGATAACCCTGGGCGGCACCGGTAACGTAGGTTCCCTGTCGATACAGCTTCTGATCGCCACCGGCAGCTTTATACATGTCGTCATGCAGCGGCTGCCAGTTCACCGCGGTAAAGGTGGAGTCGCCAGCGGCGATAGAGGTGTAGCCAACGTTGTAATCCACTTCACTCGGCTTGCTGACCTGATAGCCGAGTTTTTCCAGCGCGCGGCTGACAATCAGGGTCTGAAAAGTCTCTTCAGCGATAGTACTCTGTATAGGTTGCACCGTAATACCTTTGCCCGGCAGATCGGCAGCGGAGACGTGTGAAACGGCCAGCGTGGTTACCACGGCGGCGAGCAGAGAGGCTCTGTTGCGCATAGTCATTCCTTATTTAAGATGTCGCGTCAGGATGGGCGGCGCGCAGGCACCGCCCGACAGATTATTTTTTACGCGAAGGAGAGAAGATCAGGCCCAGCGGACCGGTGTGATACCAGTGACGATTACCGCGGCTGCGGCTATCGCGACCAAACGATTGGGTCAGGCGATCAAGGATAATGGCAAGAATCACAATTCCCACGCCACCCACCGTAGCCAGCCCCATATCAAGACGGCCAATACCGCGCAGGACCATCTGACCGAGTCCGCCGACGGCGATCATCGAGGCGATCACCACCATTGACAGCGCCAGCATCAGGGTCTGATTGACGCCCGCCATAATGGTGGGCATCGCCAGCGGCAACTGCACTTTGAATAGCAGCTGTCTCGGACTGGCACCAAAGGATTCGCTCGCTTCGATCAGATCGGCGGGTACCTGCTTAATGCCGAGAATAGTCAGACGCACAATCGGTGGCAGGGCGAAGATAATCGTTACCACCACGCCCGGCACGTTGCCGATACCAAACAGCATCACAATCGGCACCAGGTAGACAAAGGCGGGTGTGGTCTGCATTGCATCCAGCAGAGGTCGTACAATACGCGCTGCCCGTTCGCTACGGGCCAGCCAGATCCCCAGCGGCAGGCCGATGAGAATGCAGAACATCAGCGCGGTAAGCACCAGCGCCAGCGTCACCATCGCCTGCGACCAGGCGCCAATGGCCCCTATGGCGATCAGCGATACCAGCGTGGCAATGCCCATGGCGGGGGTTGCGATCTGCCAGGCAATCAGCGCAAACACCAGAATTGCCACTGGCGCTGGCATTCCCAGCAACAGCTGCTGAAAGGCGCTGAGGATATAGTCAACCGGCACCCGGATACCCTGAAACAGCGGGCGGAAATGGTTGACCACCCAGTCGATACCGGTGGTCACCCAGTGATCAAGCGGGATCCAGGTTTTGTGGAACGGATCCATGATACTGAAATGTTCCGGTGCGGGTGCAGGGGCGCTGTTGAGCCAGTCACTGCTACTGGCTGCATGGGTTGTCGCGCTACCATCGGGCGTGCCCCAGGCATCGGCACCGCCGCTGCTGGTGGGCGCAGCCTGAGTGCTGGCAGCGGTGCCGCTATCCCACGGATTGGTGGTGTCCTGACTCATGGCTGGGCTCCTTCACGATCTAACGCGCGCAACAGCGTGCTTTTGGAAATGAGACCGACATAGTGATTTTCTTCGCCGACCACGGGCACCGCACAGGGTGCCTGCGCGACGTGAGAGAGCAAATCGCTCAATGAGGTATCGGCGGGAACCGCCGCCGGGGTGTCGAGCAGGGCGCTGTCGATACCTTCGCCTGCTGCCAGCGCCGCTTTCAGAGAATCGGTGGAAACCACGCCGATAAATTTCTGCTTTTCCAGCACGTAGCCGTAATCGCGGTCTTCATCCTGCAGCAGTTTCATGGCGGAGCGCGGACCGAAACCAGGCGCTTTGCGGATCAATGCTCCCGCGCTACGACGGGCTATATCTTTGGCGCTGAATACGTGACTGATATCGACGCCACGGAAAAAGGTGCGGACATAGTCGTTGGCTGGGTTATTCAGGATCTCATCCGGCGTACCAACCTGTATCACTTCGCCGCCCTGCATAATGGCAATGCGATCGCCAATACGCATCGCTTCATCCAGATCGTGGGAAATAAAGACGATGGTGCGCTGATGCCTGGCTTGTAAATTAACCAGCTCATCCTGCATCTCAGTACGAATCAACGGATCCAGTGCGGAGAAGGCCTCATCCATTAATAAGATGTCGGGATTGATTGCCAGCGCGCGGGCTAATCCGACGCGCTGTCGCATTCCCCCGGAAAGTTCATCCGGGTAAGCGTGCGCATAATTCTCCAGCCCGACCTGACGTAACGCTTCCAGGGCTTTTTCCTGGCGTTCAGCCAGTGCGACGCCCGCTAATTCCATGCCAAATGCCGTGTTATTTAATAC is a genomic window containing:
- the emrA gene encoding multidrug efflux MFS transporter periplasmic adaptor subunit EmrA; its protein translation is MSATAEAQSPQPSASKKKKRKSVLIVLALIFVLIGIAWGVYWFLVLRHFQETDDAYVAGNQVQVMAQVSGSVNKVWFEDTDFVKKGDVLVSLDKTDAEQAFEKAQTALATSVRQTHQLMINGKQYQASITLQQTALAQAQADLKRREPLGVANLIGREELQHARDAVATAKAQLDVAIQQYNANQAMILNTSLENQPAVQQSAAELRDAWLALQRTEIRSPMDGFVSRRSVQVGSQISTSTPLLAVVPATNLWVDANFKETQLAGVRIGQPATVVADIYGDDVVYHGKVAGLDMGTGSAFSLLPAQNATGNWIKVVQRLPVRIELNQEDIARHPLRIGLSTLVKIDTTSNEGSVLATSVRQQAAYSSNALAIDLAPVNQLITDIVRANAG
- the mprA gene encoding transcriptional repressor MprA, whose translation is MESSFTPIEQMLNIRANRHKDFPLQEIILTRLCMHMQGKLLDNRNKMLKAQGINETLFMALITLDAQENHSIQPSELSSALGSSRTNATRIADELEKRGWIERRESDHDRRCLHLHLTDKGMEFLRQLLPPQHQSLQYLWSSLSVDEKSQLEGITRKLLNRLDKMDEDQLIASLSR
- a CDS encoding MFS transporter, which codes for MNATRQGLTPALVVLMSVATGLCVASNYYVQPLLNTIAQQFDLSVSLAGFIVTTAQLGYACGLLLLVPLGDRFDRRSLIVTMILLAAAGMVIIALSHSFPFLLLGTVMTGLFSVAAQILVPLAATLAEPERRGKIVGTVMSGLLLGILLARTVAGGLAQLGGWRTVYWTASLLIVVMALALWRALPRVKQSVPMSYPQLLASIFRLYAGNRVIRTRAWTGCLAFANFSLLWTSMAFLLSGAPYHFSEGEIGLLGLVGAAGALAARQAGSLADRGKAKLTTRLGLLLMLLSWAAIAWGAAQLVPLIIGILLLDLAVQAVHITNQSVIYAQMPEARNRLNAGYMTSYFTGGAAGSLLSATAYHLWGWHGVCGAGALLTLTNLLIWAKGSRFEPEIIN
- the proX gene encoding glycine betaine/L-proline ABC transporter substrate-binding protein ProX, yielding MRNRASLLAAVVTTLAVSHVSAADLPGKGITVQPIQSTIAEETFQTLIVSRALEKLGYQVSKPSEVDYNVGYTSIAAGDSTFTAVNWQPLHDDMYKAAGGDQKLYRQGTYVTGAAQGYLIDKKTAEKYHITNIEQLKDPKIARLFDANGDGKADMTGCTPGWGCEAVINHQNSAFGLSDTVTANMGNYSAMVADTLARYKQGKPILYYTWTPYWLSDVLKPGRDVVWLQVPFSSLPGEQKDVDTKLPNGANYGFPVNTMHIVANKAWAAKNPAAARLFAVMKLPITDINAENSAMHAGQNSEEAINRHVDGWIKAHQAEFDKWISEAQAAAQ
- the proW gene encoding glycine betaine/L-proline ABC transporter permease ProW is translated as MSQDTTNPWDSGTAASTQAAPTSSGGADAWGTPDGSATTHAASSSDWLNSAPAPAPEHFSIMDPFHKTWIPLDHWVTTGIDWVVNHFRPLFQGIRVPVDYILSAFQQLLLGMPAPVAILVFALIAWQIATPAMGIATLVSLIAIGAIGAWSQAMVTLALVLTALMFCILIGLPLGIWLARSERAARIVRPLLDAMQTTPAFVYLVPIVMLFGIGNVPGVVVTIIFALPPIVRLTILGIKQVPADLIEASESFGASPRQLLFKVQLPLAMPTIMAGVNQTLMLALSMVVIASMIAVGGLGQMVLRGIGRLDMGLATVGGVGIVILAIILDRLTQSFGRDSRSRGNRHWYHTGPLGLIFSPSRKK
- the proV gene encoding glycine betaine/L-proline ABC transporter ATP-binding protein ProV gives rise to the protein MAIKLEVKNLYKIFGDNPDRAFKYIEKGATKDVILEKTGLSLGVKNASLAIEEGEIFVIMGLSGSGKSTMVRLLNRLIEPTRGQVIIDGVDIAKISASELRDVRRNKISMVFQSFALMPHMNVLNNTAFGMELAGVALAERQEKALEALRQVGLENYAHAYPDELSGGMRQRVGLARALAINPDILLMDEAFSALDPLIRTEMQDELVNLQARHQRTIVFISHDLDEAMRIGDRIAIMQGGEVIQVGTPDEILNNPANDYVRTFFRGVDISHVFSAKDIARRSAGALIRKAPGFGPRSAMKLLQDEDRDYGYVLEKQKFIGVVSTDSLKAALAAGEGIDSALLDTPAAVPADTSLSDLLSHVAQAPCAVPVVGEENHYVGLISKSTLLRALDREGAQP